One Tolypothrix bouteillei VB521301 DNA window includes the following coding sequences:
- the rpmE gene encoding 50S ribosomal protein L31 encodes MAKQGIHPQWYPEAKVYCNGQLVMTVGAAKPELHVDVWSGNHPFYTGTQKIIDTEGRVERFMRKYGMMEGQTTSSKRKK; translated from the coding sequence ATGGCTAAACAAGGAATTCATCCTCAGTGGTATCCTGAAGCCAAAGTTTACTGCAACGGTCAACTTGTTATGACTGTAGGCGCTGCTAAGCCAGAGTTGCACGTAGATGTTTGGTCGGGAAACCATCCTTTCTACACTGGAACTCAGAAGATTATCGACACTGAAGGTCGCGTAGAGCGCTTCATGAGAAAGTACGGCATGATGGAAGGTCAAACTACCAGCAGCAAACGCAA